The following nucleotide sequence is from Mangifera indica cultivar Alphonso chromosome 1, CATAS_Mindica_2.1, whole genome shotgun sequence.
GTGCCTACGGTGGAGGTGCCTTCTCAGGAAAAGATCCCACCAGGGTGGAAAGGATTGGAGCATACATTGCTAGGCAGGCAGGAAAGAGTGTGGTGTCTTCAGGGCTTGCACGTCGTTGTATTGTGCAGGTATCATACGCAATTGGCATACCAGTGCCACTTTCAGGGTTTGTTGACGCTTAACAAGACAGGAAAAATTCCAGACAGCAACATTCTGGCTTTAATTAAAGGAGAATTTTTACTTCCGGCCCAGAATGATTGCTATCAATCTTGATTTGAAAAGAGGAGGCAACTTCAGGTTACCAGAAAACTGCCGCTTATGGTCACTTTGGTCGGGATGACCCAGACTTCACCTGGGAGACTGTTGAGCCTCTTCAGCCAAAGGCCAAGGCATAAGTATTTTTTGGCAAATGGTTAAAATGGTAGCCATCATTgggaagaaataaagaaaaggctTAAGTCTGAGATATTAGCAAATTTTGGGGACATGttatatttgtcatttgtcTTTCGATtccattttatttattgtagCTAGTTATTGTTTCAGGAGCCAATGAGCCATACAGTTTGTTCACCCAGAATATTATCTGGTTCGTttgatttcatcaaaatttggatTTATAATGTCAGAAGGTTCATAGCCTGAAAAGGTAAATCATTGACATCAAATGGTTTACAAAGTTAAGCAAAAGATATGTATTCAGAAGTGCAATGTTAAGCTAAAGATTCTTATTCAGGAGTGCAGCCACAGCCGATCATGAAGTCTTTCATCTCCGGCACCAAACATCTCATCGACTTTTTCACCATCGCGGTAGAAATGAAATGTGGGTGTGTAGCGAATATGTTGAGTTGTTTCTAGGCATTCATCAATATCTGCATAGACGAAGGAAAGCTTAGGGAAGCTGTTACTCAGCTTACAAAATGCTGGCAGAATCTGGCTGCACACTCTGCACCTGCAAATCATAACAATTTCACAATATAATTTCTCCATTGGAAAAGATGAATGGGCATTTTCAACAGAAGCTTGAAACAAACTCGATCGATATAATGTTttactctctttttttctttatcctagtataacattatatatacatattttttaatacacaaaatagtatatagataatgtatctatatataattgaatattattttacttttaattcaaaattactcaatcacataatattaCATCATCATCGATATACTCATTTTGTTTACTCAAAATATATCCGCATGATTTTATTGCTATCAATAACCCTAAAATCCATGCAATCTACCTGTACACTGATCATGAATATGAAAGAGAAACCACTTCAACAGCTTCTTCTTATCTACTACTAAGTAGTTTCAATGGGCcatattaaaaagaaatcaacCCAGAAACATATCCCAAAAAGTATCACCATTTCTTGATATTATTACGCtttgaattgaaaaagaaaaaaagaaactgtaAATAAGTTTTTCATCGAACACCTTGTGAGCATATATGATTCTCACAACACATGAAACAGagaaaaattatgtgaattGTATAGCCAGTAAGTAAAGTACCATGATGCACCGTAATTAATAACTGCCTGCAACAGCAAAATCGAAagaaataataatcaataaatgaaagaaggtgaataaggaaagaaaaagcgGAAAAGAATGGTGGGTTACAGAGGTTTTGGAAGACTTAATATGGTAAAGAATATCGGTGAGGTTTTGGTCGGTGGAAGCACTTTTCAAATTGCCATGACGATTCGCTGGAAGATCAAGGCCAGTGCcctccaagcctttctttttattctcttcGTTGCCCTCCATTGCCAATTTGAGTCACTTCTGCAAATCTAGTCCTTACTTGATAAGGAGGGAAATTTTGCAGTGCTCACACCTGTCTTGAAAAGGACAATTAGCTAATTATCAAAAGCTACCCGGTCCGGCGCAAAAgaccttcaactgatcaaaattatgtcaaagtttattaactctaatttaagctcaaccatatttgaattaatacaattagagttaaattcaaatcgaattaaattaaatttaagctcgacccatttcatataaaatcaaaatcaaacttgaatcaagttttaaacttgattcagtgctaaaacaatgttattaatatatatgttaatcaaaataacatctttttatataagatttttgAACTTTGCAAATTTGACgagtttaacatttttaaagttcaaatttACGCTTGAATTCAAAAATGTTGAACTTTCAAACTTAAGCTCAATTGTGCTGCACTTGTTCGAGGTGGTTTCTCTTTCATTACTTTCTTCAGATCTCCCTGAACAACATTACTCTCTTCTACAAACCCAGTCTTAAAAGAAACAACCTCATGACTGGTAACTTTCTATTCCTTCTCAATTTCTGGTATGTTTGGTTTACCAAAACTCAAAGGAGAACTAAGCAACATTGCAGTACAAACCAAAACAAGAGACGCAAAAACCAAAAGGGAAAAGATAAAAAGGAGATGATCTATACAGAAGCATCACAAAACCCACAAGGAACGGATGATTAGAAATTTATATGTAACTTCTTATTGGAAAATACATAACTTTCCTGATTTGAACCGCAAATCTCATTGCATCAATAACCCTTTCACTCTCCAGATAatttttacaacaaaaatacagtcccttttcaataaaatataaacaatcagTCAGAAACAAATCTTCATCCAGTAGATCCGTTCGCAaccaaattcaaagaaaacataCTAAGAAATCCAACATACAACTTAACCATAAAGCCATCCCAAAAATGCAATCAAATGAAATTCCAGGCAATCACAGGatgatcaattcaattcaacagttgaaacccaaaaaaaaataaaaggaaagaaagaaaagtttgagACTGGTTGCAAAAGTGAGAATTTTCCAGTGAGAGAGAACAAAAAATCCAAGAAATGAGTTAGAAAAGAAATGAACTGATTACCTTAAAGTCAGcaatgagttaaaaaaaaagtttgtgcTGGCGAGTGTTCAAGATAGTTTCATGTCAATCCGAACAAAACCCAATTCAGTTTCAGATTAACCTGAACATGACTCAAACTatatttcatgaaaaaaaaatctcaacccTAATTCCTTTTTTTATGTGTCGTTCTCAAAATTATCAACTCTATCTACTTTTCTAAATAAAGCAAAGATGAACACATATGATTGAAAGAGAAATTGTTTAATAATTctaccattaaaaaaaatatgaaaattatgaaaaaggCCGTTAGATTCATTCCATCTTAGCTAAGAACCAATACAAATCATTGATCCTTTTTCCCTTAATCTGTTAATTCATCACGAGagcttatattatttttatttattatgtaattgtaaGGGGCTTTGCTCGGTTATGCAGCATGTTCGGCAATCTTCATCAGAACTTTATGCCTTTTCCCTTTCCAGTTGAAGTCCCATCTGAATCCAGAGAGAATTGTGCTTCTAACTTGCATAAGTAGATGAAAGGCAGATGCCGAATAAAAGCTCCCAGGCCCCTGAAACTTGACAGACGATACTTCAAGATGGGTCAATTGGCCAATTTAAGCAACTTCTGAGAATGTCCCGGGATGGAACTTCTTGCCCAACGATTCAATAGCTGATTCAATTCGTGCTTCATCctgaaatgatttttttgatataatcaatATCGCAAGGAAACTTTACAAGATTTCTAGAAAAAGCTTGATATCCATGAGGAGATATCTTATACCTTGCCTTCAAATCGAATTATAAGTGGCCCTTGTCTTGATTTGCGATAGCATGCTTAATATTTGCACAACAGGGAATAAGAGAATTAGGAGACAAAAAAGGGTAATATATTCTCAAGACAACTtatagaaatgacaaataatCTTACCAATACAAAGGTCTGGGAATTCAAGACAAAGTTTCGACAGAGGTTGAGCGACTTCTACCTGCAATAAGGAAAAAGGCGATGTACATCAGAGACAACATTATGAAAAATACAATATCCTCTCCACAGGTTGATCCAGTAAATAAATTCTTGACATAGCTCCTCGGTGTCTAGGCACTAACAATGGGCAAATCATCAATATGTCAACTAGCTGTAGGGACAATATacgaaataaaaattgaaaagggTAAATTCAATAACAGTTTAGTCCAGGACATGACGTTTTATATGTAAGTGATAATTTCACAACTTCGAATGGAAGCAGCAACATTTGGAAGCAGAGAAAATGGAGGTATGCTCTGCTTGATGACACAGAATACTGCCATTGGCACATAAGGATAAGGAAAAAAAGCTTGCTCCAAAAATATTAAGGCATAATTTAGTAATGTGGAAATCGTGTGGGCGGTAAGTAGGCAAACAAAATCTTCAATGTTAGCAGGAACTCCAGCAACTGTAGCCAAAGTTTAAGGAGGTCAATGTATTAACGGCAATAAGTAACAGTAATCTTTAAGGAGGCATAGTTTCACATACATCTGATAGATTTGTTGACAAGCACTTTGATGTATATGGTTCCATCACTGACAAGccactaaattttaatttttcaatcaaacacTTCCACTCCTTATCCAGTTCAGTGACATTTGTTGCAGCAAGGATGATTACATTTTGACACTTGATCTACAAAAACAGATAAACAAATAAAGTTCAGTGGATAATGAGCAACTCAGACTAGCACTATAATAGCTATGTGAAAATGAGAGAGATTATCAAGCGGAGAGGATTAATATCGTGGCCTAATTTGTCAATCAAAGCTTCAATATCATTCTTCAATATGAAATTGAAGCCCTACTTGACATTGTAAATGAAGAAGTATTTTCATTACAAGTAAGCCTTTGAAACACATACCAAAGGTACAGGCAACTCTTCATGATGCAGTAGTTCAGTGATACCTTCGGGCAACAGAGCCATCTGAACAGAAAACCCAAGAATAACATCAAATTCAAGCTTCAAAGGCTTGCATACTAGTATATTCATGCCATCTGAAAATAACATAAAAGCTGATGGAGCTGCATATTCCAGGAAAGTAATGAACAACAGCAGATGGGAGACGTGTATGATTTTCCTGGAACTACAAATGAACCACCTAAATACTGTAAGATGGGGGCATGAAACTCCCTCCAACAAAAAGGCAAAGCATTAATTGAGTCATGCTGTGAACAAAGTATAAACACAATCGCGTAAGAAATCCTATTTTCCCCAAAACAAGACAAGTGTGTGATGGGGTGGCCATGATCTAGGCTCATGTTATAAAGAAGCAGCGTTGGATTTAAGTGGTTTTACAGTTGCCAAGTCTCCAAAACATCATGCCTACGGTTGAACCAGTCAATCCATAATACTGTTGGCTACCggtttcaataattatattatcaaatgaatTTCCCTACTCATTCCTAACAAGATGCACTATAGTAGCAAATTATCACAATGCAGAAACAATCAATGCTTGACATCAAATTACCTCATTTCGATCACCAGTGCAGTGTTCACCAATAAGATGCCTTAGAtattcttcaaattcttcatcAGGAGCCTTAAATTAAAGACAATTAACCAGCATAGAGTTAGTggattaaataaataacaaaaccaGTTGATAGTCTTTTATCTTCCCACCAGCAGAAAAAGTGGTTAGAAAGTTCCTTTCTATAGAGTGCCATACTCTATCAAAGAATACAATAGAACAAGGCAACAAAAccagaaaatttattaaaaaagcaaataaaaaattgtaaacaaaattcaacataaagaaaataactcaCCAGGCGAACCCCAAAAGCCTTCGCAACACCAGCTAATGTAACATCTGAATGCAATGGGCCTACACCTCCATATATAAAAACCTAAGAGGATCAAGCAAAATATGGACAatgaagaaaaatcataaattaggAAGACAAAACCCTTGACTACAATAATTATCAAAGAGCTCTTTAACAGAATGCAAATTTTACCATATCATTAGCAGACTTTTGTCGGTCAACCTCTTCAGCCACAGAATCTACCTGATCCAAAAGAAAGtcacaaaaaataaagtaagaGTATATTAACAATTACAGATTGTAGAGTTCCAGAAATGAATCCACAGACATAACCCAATAAAACTGATTATCAAATCTTTTTTAGCTTCACCAAGTCCCCTATTTTTCTCAAtctatttgaaacttttatttaaatctttctttCACAAATCAAATGCTTTTGATGATccatttgtttatttctttgccacttttttagggaaattaatcCTTTGCCACTTCCGaaactttaattatttcttttacttttcaaaactctTTAAACTATAAAGATATTTCACTGCAAAAAGTACAGAAATCACTGAAGGGTCCTGCCTTGTCTGCATTGCACAAGCAAATATACTGCTAAACAATTTTCCTACAAAAAACAATTGTTTACCGAGATGAATTTCAAAAATAGTAACTCACATCATTCTGGACAACAGCGGTTTGTTTTACTTTCCAACCAATGCTATGTAGCTTTTTATACAACAAAGGTCCCAACTGATCCTCAACAGTGCCAAACCTGAGCTATGGAACACATAAAAAGAATACTAGAAGCTTCAGCAAAAGCAACTGATAGAGGGAAACCAGGGAGAGAAATGAAGGTTATGATACACAAAAATGGTCTATGCCTGACCGATATCAAAAGGCATTAAACAGACATGTCAATTTCATTTCAGCATTAGAGAAACTTTAGAGCTGGGATAAAGCACATATCACAAATAACCAACTTTTAAGTGCTAAAAGCATTTTCCAGCCTGCAGACATCTCCAATAACAACAGATAATGCCAACAAGGGACTTACAGAATCTCATCGCCCACAGCAATGATTGATGCTGTGAACATGCCGCTTCTATGTGAATCAACATTCTCAACGCCATTTGCTATTGCTGGATGGTGATCACAAACTGGTTGAGATAACCTTTTTGCTCTACCTGCTCTCTCACATCTTCCATCAGCAAGCAAATATGcaggtttgaatttttctttgttaCTGGCTGAGTTGTTGACACACAATAGTGCATTTGGAACTGTGTCATATATGCTTCCAATTGAAGTATACCTGTGAAAATGAAGAtattactcaaaattaaatttgttgaaaatgatgaagTAGAAAGTTAGTTGATTTATACAAGCATGTTGCAAATTGATGATGGAATAACTTCAAGAGTCATGGCCTGAACTTACAAAAATGAGAAACACGGTTTATATTTCAAGACTAATAGAGAAATCTCATTACCCTTGATCATAGAGACTGCAATACGGCACTTTGCAAGTTAAAATGAAGGCCCACACATCTCTGTCAAAGAAACATTGATAAGTCAAGACCTTGAAATTCATCCTAAGTTGAAAATGAATGATAAAAGGAACTTCTGCACACTGCATGATCATGATAACAAGCATGCGTGAAGAAAACTTTTAACAATGACAATATTTTCTGATGTACCACAAATATGCCAATCTTAGCATGCCAAAAGAAGTCATACTCcaaattcatcaatttttttactaaaatcaAGTAATGAACGTATTTCCCAACATTACGTAAATTTACACAAAATGATAGCATGAAGCTTTCCTTTGACTGCTTAAAATACAACTTCTATGTTTTCTAGCCAGCAAGTTGGCAACTAGtggtttattaaaatttttcatgaataaatcctatcaaataataacattcgttagaaaacaaaagcaaacaCAAAGAAGTAACATATTTCTAGTGTTGTATCCAAGACTCTTTGTGTTTCTCATCTCACTAACAGCAACTATttagaataaaatgaaaatgtcaACCATCAGCTACTTGATATGAACTTATTATAATCATTAGATTCAGTAGCCATGGCAACCAAAGAGCTTATAGTTGATCAAGGCACCTGTATGACCAGTCCAATATAGGATTCACTCTCATGAAAGCTGGCCATCCAGGTGAACTAGGGGAGAACTGTTCTTGGCCTACCtgcaagattaaaaaaaaaaaaaaaaaaaaaaaaaaaaaattttatgatccatagaatattttataaacaagttATAATTGTCTTTTCATAACGGAACATGGAAAATACCGCAGTAGGATCACCAATTCGGACACCAAGGAAAATAGCTCTGATTGGTTTAGCCTTTAGTAAAGCCTCCAAACCAGACTTGAAATCTGAGCGAATGATATCCAGCTGTAAACCATATCTGCTCGTATAAGAAAATCAATAAGCTACTAGATGTTTTCCCATACAATAGGCTTCAAACAGAAATACCTTATTCTtgcctaaaattattatttttacaggTGTAGGGGGAAGAGATTCTCTTACAGTTTTGCCGTATCATAGGTAAATGAATTGATTTCAGGGAATGCACATGAACTTTCAAAATATATTGTCCCGATTGGAAAGTTATTAAGAGTCCCATTAGAACAACTCTGCTCTCCTTTATGCAGAAACCAGCCAGCTCTAAGTAGATGGAACAGAACCTAAGCAATAAAAGGTCACCGTCACTATCAGTGGAAACAAAAGAAACCTCAGGTTATGCTCAAGAAAATTATACATATGAGAACTTACAGTTGAATCCTTTCCTCCATTGAAGCTGAAGGCAACCTCTTCAATGCTGTTGTGGGAACAAATTCAGTACTTGTCAAGAAATTAGTAAACTCACCAATACCAAAGGATTATTACAAACAATGCTTATCATCATGCAGTACAGAGAACACGATAACTTTTATAGCACTTAACTTTCACATTTATTTCCTCTTTCAGTGAAAAACAACACAGGCATAATCGAGCAATACaaagttgaaaatgaagaataagCGGATCATATTGctgcaaaattttatttataaaacctAGAGAATAAATGACAAACAGAGCACAAAATAAGCAACAAAAGAACACAAGATTTTACGTGGAAAACTGTTAGGGACCTAAATAAAGTTGGCAACAAGAGGTATCAACTCCTCCAAGGAAAATAAAGGTGCCCTTGTTCCCGATCAGTCAAAGGCTGCCCAAAAACcccaaataacaataatttttttttcccttttttctatCAACCCCtcctttataataatataatctcACACCAATCCTGATCAATCCAATACCAAATATAATCACATCAAACATTacctaaatcaaatattatcttcTTGATTGAAGTCTAATATTATCtccctaatttatatattaatattatatcaattaatattaacttaattattgattttatttttgtaattaatataatcctaacaaaaacctGGGAAAAACCACAAGCAGTAACTGGagaaaagttttaatataatgaagaaaattaCAAGGTGAAGGAAAGACTATTTGTTCTCTATATCTATGATCTAATTTCTTAGCTCACTCTTTTGTAGCACAGATTTTCTCGCACTTTAGTACAACTGTTATATGCAAACCCTAGTCATAGATACTTGATGCGTGTCATGTACCTCTTACTCGACTGATCTTATATGGTTGCACTAAATCTTGCCTACTAATAGGTCACATTGACACAAACGGTTGTACCTGCTCTACTACAGGTCACACCACACCCAATTTGTTAGACTAAGCACAGACACTTTAACTGTAGCAAGAAGCCTAACCATTGATTCGAGCAGCCCATTTGTGAACTCGGATCACCACtacataataattatgtttcagaaaaaaaaactgGTAGTTGTATGGAAAACTCAGTCTCAGACTTTGATACTTCATTCTGCAGCAATCCAAGGATTAAAACGGCTTCACAAAGGCAATGAGAGCTATCAACTGATTGAGAAAAGATATTAGGAATGCCCCAGGCATCagtaatttatatcaaaattcttaattttccGGCACTTGACGGAGACAACAGATTTTTTTCATTACATTAACTGAAGAATTGTTAACTGGCTAGAAGCCGGTGGCTGTTTCTCATTAAATATGGTGTAGAAAGAATAATTCTGCCTCTTCGAAACATTTGAATAATGGGCGGTTAACAAAGATGATATCATAGAATTGCAAACCCAGGAAGACATAAGTGTTAACAATTGCATAGATGGTAGGAGTGTAATGTTTGCAAGGTAAGATTTGATCCTTTAATCGATCCCAATTTGTCTACTGACCGTTAAAACTTGAGTgtaaagccaaaaaaaaatattttcttgaatATAAATCTATCTCAAGAGAACCATTTGGAACCAACAAGCCACATTGCTTTGctcaaaatccaaataaaattaatcataatattcAGAATTCCATATTCAATTCAGAAACTCTATACTCATCCAGATGAATGCTCAAATCCAAACCCTTTACATTAAATTTATAGATAAGATAACTGCaagaaatacaaaaataaaaatcaaacaaataaaccaaaatgGAAAACTCACGAGTACAAAGCAAGAGCTCTTCGTATAACATATATGGCGTTGTTATATTTGGTCTTGAGCCTCTGGTCATCACTTTCTCTAATTGCTTTATCGATCTCCATAGACCTTGATACACAAAATCTCACAAATCAAGATTCAACACCAAATTAAAACCAAATGAGatttcttaaattcaaaaaagcTCACTCTTTTGCCTAAAACCACCCTTATATTCCCCCAAAGATCGGATATTTAACCAAATTAAGCAAATGGGAAGTCTCAAATCGATAAGATTTCAATAGCTTCTCGAGTTAATAATATACCTTTTAATAGGCTGACTCTCGTGGACTCGTCGCAACTTTAAAAATAGGAAACTGCAATGAAACCTCAAGTAAATGCAAAAACTTTCTTTgaagaatgaaaaatttaagatataatggattttatatatataaccgAAGTTGCGCTCTTGGTGCCACAGGGTAGTTTTatctttcaaaacaaaaaaggacGTCTTTATTGTGGCCTCTATCTTGCAGAATTTGgttcatttatttattgtgtcaaaaataaaaataaaaatattatcacattataatattaaaaaaaaatgaatcactttttcaaaatcaaatcactTACATCAACTAAGTCTTAGAATATCGTTAGAGAGATTTAAACTTAAACACTTCATCCTGAAAATTTACCCCTTTATCATCTAAATCATACTTTAGAGAGACTACAAGAGGATTTGTAAAGTTTAACACTATACTTTTAGGAAACATTTGGTTAAACgtattaaagattattttgataatttattcgtttattatttttattattttattcagtttataagtaataaaagattttaataatattctattatcaatagaGATATGATAGATACTATAAGAGATattctgattaccactttctccttagatattaaaatattactaaaaaaatattaattttatcataactatatctttatttattaatttaaaaaaataattatatttttaattaatgtaataaataatataaaaatattttaaaataattatacttaaaatatttaaataaaataatatattaatatttttttattatacttaataaaatataataataattgatattcaataatatttcttataatttcttaattttaataataaaatattttacaaatcaa
It contains:
- the LOC123203088 gene encoding FAD synthase codes for the protein MEIDKAIRESDDQRLKTKYNNAIYVIRRALALYSIEEVAFSFNGGKDSTVLFHLLRAGWFLHKGEQSCSNGTLNNFPIGTIYFESSCAFPEINSFTYDTAKLYGLQLDIIRSDFKSGLEALLKAKPIRAIFLGVRIGDPTAVGQEQFSPSSPGWPAFMRVNPILDWSYRDVWAFILTCKVPYCSLYDQGYTSIGSIYDTVPNALLCVNNSASNKEKFKPAYLLADGRCERAGRAKRLSQPVCDHHPAIANGVENVDSHRSGMFTASIIAVGDEILFGTVEDQLGPLLYKKLHSIGWKVKQTAVVQNDVDSVAEEVDRQKSANDMVFIYGGVGPLHSDVTLAGVAKAFGVRLAPDEEFEEYLRHLIGEHCTGDRNEMALLPEGITELLHHEELPVPLIKCQNVIILAATNVTELDKEWKCLIEKLKFSGLSVMEPYTSKCLSTNLSDVEVAQPLSKLCLEFPDLCIACYRKSRQGPLIIRFEGKDEARIESAIESLGKKFHPGTFSEVA
- the LOC123203281 gene encoding thioredoxin-like 3-3, translated to MEGNEENKKKGLEGTGLDLPANRHGNLKSASTDQNLTDILYHIKSSKTSAVINYGASWCRVCSQILPAFCKLSNSFPKLSFVYADIDECLETTQHIRYTPTFHFYRDGEKVDEMFGAGDERLHDRLWLHS